From one Desulfobaculum bizertense DSM 18034 genomic stretch:
- the yjgA gene encoding ribosome biogenesis factor YjgA, whose amino-acid sequence MNEYDENEYTERKSKSQLKREMLELQALGEALCALSTEIIKRLPIPEDIRAAALESKSVTKHEARRRHMQYMGRLVRESKQLDELREVMKRLEDKHSGESQQFKRIEKWRDRLVAGEMDLIEEILAEYPDADRQRLRQLARNAASEIKKNKPPKSSRELFRTLRKITQQ is encoded by the coding sequence ATGAACGAATACGACGAGAATGAATATACCGAGCGCAAAAGCAAAAGCCAGCTTAAGCGGGAGATGCTTGAGTTGCAGGCCCTTGGCGAAGCACTTTGCGCCCTGTCCACAGAAATTATCAAGCGCCTGCCCATCCCCGAAGACATTCGGGCCGCAGCGCTTGAATCAAAAAGTGTCACCAAGCACGAAGCCCGTCGCCGCCACATGCAGTACATGGGACGACTGGTGCGTGAATCCAAGCAGCTTGACGAGTTGCGTGAGGTGATGAAGCGGCTGGAAGACAAACACAGTGGCGAATCCCAGCAGTTCAAGCGCATTGAAAAATGGCGCGATCGTCTTGTTGCTGGTGAGATGGACCTCATCGAGGAAATCCTTGCTGAGTATCCCGATGCCGACCGTCAGCGCCTGCGCCAGCTGGCCCGCAATGCCGCGAGTGAAATCAAAAAGAACAAACCACCCAAAAGTTCCCGCGAGCTTTTCCGTACCCTGCGGAAAATCACACAGCAGTAA
- a CDS encoding fumarylacetoacetate hydrolase family protein: protein MKISRVMFSGRSFYAQHRDGAFVCLDRRLGLKEAIPEDQVTQLPLAVPSKLIHFGPPAPSATSPHISLLPPSAINSGHETVHIPDCATVSFVEPMLAVFFGRQCHCISPADMPPYIFGFSCSMSFSAQIQGLTENETLAAHAFDGFAPIGPHIETDIEAPEELVAALQKNEENAVSCSFSQLAYSPYEALSMISSIMTINPGDLIVLGDPKWKQRVLENDIITLHIPEIGTLENSVRCDKALAHATVTAVAPDLQ from the coding sequence ATGAAAATTTCCAGAGTCATGTTTTCGGGAAGAAGTTTTTATGCCCAGCATCGTGATGGAGCTTTTGTCTGCCTCGACCGCAGGTTAGGACTCAAAGAGGCCATTCCGGAAGATCAGGTGACCCAGCTTCCCCTTGCAGTTCCGTCAAAACTTATTCATTTCGGCCCACCAGCTCCATCCGCCACCTCCCCGCACATTTCTCTTCTTCCACCAAGCGCCATCAATTCTGGACACGAAACCGTGCATATTCCCGACTGCGCAACAGTCAGTTTTGTTGAACCCATGCTTGCCGTTTTTTTTGGCAGACAATGTCACTGCATCAGCCCGGCTGACATGCCCCCATACATCTTTGGATTTTCCTGTTCGATGTCTTTTTCGGCACAAATTCAGGGCCTTACCGAAAATGAAACACTTGCAGCCCATGCCTTTGACGGCTTTGCGCCCATTGGGCCACACATCGAAACCGATATTGAGGCGCCAGAGGAGCTTGTGGCAGCGCTCCAAAAAAACGAGGAAAACGCCGTATCATGCAGTTTTTCACAGCTTGCCTATTCCCCGTATGAAGCGCTCAGCATGATTTCCTCAATTATGACAATCAATCCCGGTGACCTCATCGTGCTTGGGGACCCAAAATGGAAACAGCGCGTCCTCGAAAATGACATCATAACGCTGCATATTCCTGAAATTGGCACGTTGGAGAATTCAGTGCGTTGTGATAAAGCTCTTGCTCACGCAACAGTAACCGCGGTAGCGCCAGATCTACAGTAA
- a CDS encoding methyl-accepting chemotaxis protein has product MKFKSLNTFLSFLAVVVIATSVGGLIWYVNTSTRTLAVEMGTQTAQAEQEALVRFLGSYLDNAAVLAESLGGASTAQNSLVSSYGASKAFRAYRDILKAHSECSAILVFNAKGEIVTGVNTEGKSLRHTRKIEPEILNAVVKQGQKRFFSGTINKTEDGGLAFAVATPVLDYDKKPQGGLVIYPRWDIFVRKYLDPVKVGREGYGFIFDSRGMMIGHGGDRSLEMTDSSQHTYIQDALQNDSGVIWYTWQGRKKVMSFQKEPETGWYVAVGAYEDDLTSRALEMRTVMLGAGLMMVLVVCGGLLFLLRHYAFRPLMQVEAFSRSVAEGDLQAELDGDFRFELRGLAENISQMVDELKNKLGFAEGVLSGLTIPCAITGADRKMSYINQEMCELLGKTGKPEEYYGLSAGEFFFGDASKATVSDEALEHMCRIEKEYPFERTDGRTLHVSVTSTPFHDMDGKVLGTLALWIDLTAIREQEQQVREQHEVLVRAAGDADHVSHQVSVAAEQLSAQVEQSSTGAEEQRKRTEEVATAMEEMNSTVLEVARNASDAASVVDKVQEHAANGKTVVQDAVSKSNELRDMAQNLSGSMRDLGDQATNVGQVVNVIEDIADQTNLLALNAAIEAARAGDAGRGFAVVADEVRKLAERTMDATREVTQSIHAIQQSANENVRGAESAAVQVEQGRDVTHKCGVVLQEIVDMVEQAADQVRAIATASEQQSSTSEEIAAATEGINQIAMETHGTMTESMSSVRDLATQAAHLKKIIEEMQK; this is encoded by the coding sequence GTGAAGTTTAAAAGTCTGAACACGTTTTTATCGTTTCTTGCAGTGGTGGTTATCGCCACCTCTGTTGGGGGGCTGATCTGGTACGTGAACACGTCAACGCGAACGCTTGCCGTGGAAATGGGGACCCAGACAGCACAGGCCGAACAGGAAGCGCTGGTGCGTTTCCTTGGGAGCTACCTTGATAATGCCGCAGTCCTTGCGGAGAGCCTGGGGGGAGCGTCCACAGCGCAAAATAGCCTCGTGTCTTCCTACGGCGCGAGCAAGGCTTTCCGAGCTTACCGAGATATACTGAAAGCGCATTCGGAATGCTCTGCCATCCTTGTGTTTAATGCCAAAGGCGAAATCGTAACGGGTGTTAATACAGAGGGGAAAAGCCTCCGCCATACTCGCAAAATTGAGCCGGAAATCTTGAATGCTGTTGTCAAACAGGGGCAGAAACGCTTTTTTTCTGGGACGATTAATAAAACAGAAGATGGTGGACTGGCCTTTGCTGTGGCAACACCTGTTCTGGACTATGATAAAAAGCCACAGGGCGGGCTGGTGATCTATCCGCGCTGGGATATTTTTGTCCGCAAATACCTTGATCCTGTGAAGGTTGGCCGTGAGGGGTACGGCTTTATCTTTGATAGCCGGGGAATGATGATCGGACATGGTGGCGACAGATCTCTTGAGATGACGGATTCGAGTCAGCACACATATATTCAGGACGCGCTCCAAAACGATTCAGGGGTCATCTGGTACACATGGCAGGGCCGAAAAAAAGTCATGAGCTTCCAAAAGGAGCCTGAAACAGGCTGGTACGTTGCCGTTGGAGCCTATGAAGATGATTTGACCTCGCGTGCTCTGGAAATGCGGACAGTCATGCTTGGCGCTGGCCTGATGATGGTGCTGGTGGTGTGCGGTGGACTGCTTTTCCTGCTGCGCCACTATGCATTCAGACCTTTGATGCAGGTTGAAGCCTTTTCCCGAAGCGTAGCCGAGGGGGACCTTCAGGCTGAACTTGATGGAGATTTTCGGTTTGAACTGCGAGGGCTTGCTGAAAACATCTCACAAATGGTTGATGAGCTGAAAAACAAGCTGGGCTTTGCTGAGGGCGTGCTCAGTGGCTTGACTATTCCCTGTGCGATTACTGGCGCAGATCGTAAAATGAGCTATATCAATCAGGAAATGTGCGAGCTGCTCGGAAAGACGGGAAAGCCGGAAGAATATTATGGTCTGTCTGCTGGCGAATTTTTCTTTGGTGATGCCAGCAAAGCAACAGTGTCTGATGAGGCGCTGGAACATATGTGCCGCATTGAAAAAGAATATCCGTTTGAACGGACTGATGGCCGTACCCTTCATGTGAGCGTCACGTCGACGCCTTTCCATGACATGGACGGAAAGGTACTGGGGACGCTGGCTCTGTGGATTGATCTGACGGCAATCCGGGAGCAGGAACAGCAGGTACGTGAGCAGCACGAAGTGCTGGTGCGGGCTGCTGGCGATGCCGATCATGTTTCACATCAGGTCTCTGTTGCCGCGGAACAGCTTTCGGCGCAGGTCGAACAGTCGAGTACTGGTGCAGAGGAACAGCGGAAGCGCACAGAAGAAGTCGCAACGGCAATGGAAGAGATGAACTCGACTGTGCTGGAAGTGGCGAGGAATGCAAGCGATGCGGCTTCGGTTGTGGACAAGGTTCAGGAGCATGCTGCAAATGGCAAGACTGTTGTGCAGGACGCTGTGAGCAAGTCCAACGAGCTGCGCGATATGGCGCAAAATCTGAGTGGATCCATGCGCGATCTTGGCGATCAGGCAACAAATGTTGGGCAGGTCGTCAATGTGATTGAGGATATTGCGGACCAGACAAACCTGCTGGCGCTGAATGCGGCAATTGAGGCCGCCCGTGCTGGTGATGCTGGTCGAGGCTTTGCCGTTGTAGCTGACGAGGTCCGTAAGCTGGCCGAGCGCACAATGGATGCGACGCGTGAGGTCACACAGTCCATTCATGCAATTCAGCAGAGCGCGAACGAAAATGTTCGTGGGGCAGAAAGTGCGGCTGTGCAGGTCGAGCAGGGGCGCGACGTCACACACAAGTGTGGAGTTGTGCTACAGGAAATCGTTGATATGGTGGAACAGGCCGCAGATCAGGTCCGGGCTATCGCAACGGCCTCGGAGCAGCAGTCTTCCACGAGTGAGGAAATCGCGGCGGCAACTGAGGGCATCAACCAGATTGCAATGGAAACACACGGGACCATGACTGAATCAATGAGTTCTGTACGGGACCTTGCAACGCAGGCTGCCCACCTGAAGAAAATTATTGAAGAAATGCAGAAATAG
- a CDS encoding NAD(P)/FAD-dependent oxidoreductase translates to MASQNENKNYDVIIVGGGPAGLFAAYYLAEHSDLSILILEKGKQPLSRKCPIGKGDDCIKCKPCNILCGMGGAGLFSDGKLNYIPILGKTDLTQFMPLAQAQALIDETEEIYNAYNMDGKVYPTDMAAAKNIRKDAMKYGVDLLLIKQKHLGSDKLPHYINDMVEDLKKKNVTVKTSEEVKDILADGDQVTGVVTKKGGCYYAPNVIMAPGRVGADWVSRVVQSHGLNVTQRGIEVGVRVEVHNEIMRDLCDIVYDPTFFIRTQKYDDQTRTFCTNFGGFVALENYQDFVCVNGHANMVEKSENTNFSFLSKVVLTEPVTDNQAYGESIGRLATIIGGGKPILQRFGDLKRGRRSTWTRINNSYVEPTMKNVTPGDIAMALPERIVTNLVEGLEKLNLAVPGVANDETLLYAPEIKFFATQVETSDHLETSIKGLFVAGDGPGVAGNIVSASATGIIPAKEIVRRCK, encoded by the coding sequence ATGGCTTCTCAAAACGAAAACAAAAATTATGACGTCATTATTGTGGGCGGCGGTCCTGCTGGACTCTTTGCCGCATACTATCTTGCAGAGCACTCGGACCTCAGCATTCTCATCCTTGAGAAAGGCAAGCAGCCTCTGAGCAGAAAGTGCCCCATTGGCAAGGGTGACGATTGCATCAAGTGCAAGCCCTGCAACATCCTCTGCGGCATGGGCGGCGCTGGCCTCTTCTCCGACGGCAAGCTGAATTACATTCCGATTCTGGGCAAGACCGACCTGACACAGTTCATGCCTCTGGCACAGGCTCAGGCCCTGATTGACGAAACAGAAGAAATATACAACGCCTACAACATGGACGGTAAGGTCTACCCCACCGACATGGCGGCTGCCAAAAACATCCGCAAAGATGCCATGAAGTACGGCGTTGACCTCCTGCTTATCAAGCAGAAGCACCTTGGCAGTGACAAGCTGCCCCACTACATCAACGACATGGTCGAAGACCTCAAGAAGAAGAACGTCACCGTAAAAACTTCTGAGGAGGTCAAAGACATTCTCGCTGATGGCGATCAGGTCACTGGTGTTGTTACCAAAAAGGGCGGCTGCTACTACGCACCCAACGTCATCATGGCTCCCGGCCGTGTTGGCGCAGACTGGGTTTCCCGCGTTGTGCAGAGCCACGGCCTGAACGTGACCCAGCGCGGCATCGAAGTTGGTGTTCGTGTCGAGGTTCACAACGAGATCATGCGTGACCTCTGTGACATCGTTTACGACCCGACCTTCTTTATCCGCACCCAGAAATACGACGACCAGACCCGTACCTTCTGTACGAACTTTGGTGGCTTTGTTGCTCTGGAAAACTACCAGGACTTTGTCTGCGTGAACGGACACGCAAACATGGTTGAGAAGTCGGAAAACACCAACTTCTCTTTCCTGTCCAAGGTCGTGCTGACCGAACCCGTGACGGACAACCAGGCATATGGTGAATCCATTGGCCGTCTGGCGACCATCATTGGTGGCGGCAAGCCTATCCTCCAGCGCTTTGGTGACCTCAAGCGTGGCCGCCGCAGCACATGGACCCGCATCAACAACAGCTACGTTGAGCCGACCATGAAGAACGTCACCCCCGGTGACATCGCAATGGCTCTGCCTGAACGTATCGTGACCAACCTCGTGGAAGGTCTCGAAAAGCTGAACCTCGCTGTTCCCGGCGTTGCAAACGACGAGACCCTGCTCTACGCACCGGAAATCAAATTCTTTGCAACTCAGGTTGAGACCTCTGACCACCTCGAAACCTCCATCAAGGGCCTGTTTGTGGCCGGTGATGGACCGGGCGTTGCTGGTAACATTGTCTCCGCCAGTGCAACGGGCATCATTCCTGCCAAGGAAATTGTCCGCCGCTGCAAATAA
- a CDS encoding response regulator produces the protein MDSVEKKPKKKKAACTLLLSASPHHIQRDRSTLHRLGIENTVAQQEIGGALRFLQKNRVSLIICDESIGDSHGLHLVRALQKNTRLSKIPLVFSSTNVNPQAVLQAIASGAGGYLVRPYSMDNFKKQLRRAIEGKVTGDMRQKARKQTQPVQPAQMEEQDPSAPRQISRTARLQSYCRKGRKCLIEKEWNQAIVEFRKAIAIDDMFLPACEGLIEAWMNKENRAQTEKYICRTADIYRLNGEFEKAAKILKERRYIGKDEEALVESGCELVKNGDWEDAGEAFHRAEEKAPNPRSVHAKMARACQFTRRPEASAIQLAKALAKASGGRSAKECFHLIWGPSPRRARPRQRNKKAPSHNLSTGISDAWKVFCYTVQAFRQEAQST, from the coding sequence ATGGATTCGGTTGAAAAAAAGCCCAAGAAAAAAAAGGCCGCATGCACTCTTCTGCTCTCGGCTTCTCCCCATCACATCCAGCGGGACCGCAGCACACTGCACCGACTGGGTATAGAGAACACCGTGGCACAGCAGGAGATTGGCGGCGCCCTGCGCTTTTTGCAAAAGAACCGGGTCTCACTCATTATTTGTGACGAAAGCATAGGTGATTCGCACGGCCTGCATCTTGTGCGTGCCCTGCAAAAAAATACCCGCCTGAGCAAAATTCCACTGGTGTTTTCCAGCACCAACGTCAACCCGCAGGCCGTTTTGCAAGCCATTGCCTCCGGTGCTGGTGGCTACCTTGTCCGCCCGTACTCGATGGACAATTTCAAAAAGCAGCTCCGCCGGGCCATCGAAGGCAAGGTCACAGGGGATATGCGTCAAAAAGCCCGCAAGCAGACGCAGCCGGTCCAGCCTGCACAGATGGAAGAACAGGACCCCAGCGCTCCCCGCCAGATTTCCCGCACAGCACGGCTCCAGAGTTACTGCCGAAAAGGCCGCAAGTGCCTCATAGAAAAAGAATGGAATCAGGCTATTGTTGAATTCCGAAAGGCAATAGCCATTGATGACATGTTTCTCCCTGCCTGTGAGGGACTCATCGAGGCGTGGATGAACAAGGAAAACCGCGCCCAGACAGAAAAATACATCTGCCGGACCGCGGACATTTATCGCCTGAATGGCGAATTTGAGAAGGCTGCAAAAATCCTCAAGGAAAGAAGATACATCGGAAAAGACGAAGAAGCCCTCGTCGAATCAGGGTGTGAACTCGTAAAAAACGGCGACTGGGAAGACGCCGGAGAAGCGTTTCACCGTGCCGAGGAAAAAGCTCCAAATCCGCGCAGTGTCCACGCAAAAATGGCTCGCGCCTGCCAGTTTACCCGCAGGCCAGAAGCTTCGGCCATCCAGCTTGCCAAAGCCCTTGCCAAGGCTTCGGGTGGCCGCTCTGCCAAAGAATGCTTCCATCTTATCTGGGGACCAAGTCCGCGCCGGGCGCGCCCACGGCAGCGAAACAAAAAAGCCCCATCCCACAACCTTTCCACCGGCATATCAGACGCGTGGAAGGTCTTCTGCTACACTGTTCAGGCCTTTCGGCAGGAAGCCCAGAGCACATAA
- a CDS encoding 2-amino-3,7-dideoxy-D-threo-hept-6-ulosonate synthase codes for MHIGKAIRMERIINRNTGRAIVVPLDHGTTIGPVDGLIDMRETLSQVAEGGANAVLMHKGLVPCGHRQQGPDIGLIVHLSASTSLSPFPNAKVMTGTVEDAIRLGADAVSVHVNLGDETEATMLNDLGRTAARAAEWGIPCLAMVYARGPKIKNSFDPDVVAHCARVGMELGADIVKVSYTGSIDSFKKVVDSVCVPVVIAGGPKVDSPRDLFQMVSDSLEAGGSGLSIGRNIFQAEDTFKTVKAMNGLVHHGWSVDDAMELLENA; via the coding sequence ATGCACATTGGAAAAGCTATTCGCATGGAGCGAATCATTAATCGAAATACTGGTCGGGCAATTGTTGTACCTCTGGATCATGGCACAACAATCGGTCCTGTTGACGGGCTTATCGACATGCGCGAAACCCTGTCGCAGGTGGCAGAAGGTGGCGCAAACGCAGTGCTTATGCACAAGGGGCTTGTTCCCTGCGGACATCGGCAGCAGGGACCGGATATTGGATTGATTGTTCACCTGTCTGCCAGCACGTCTCTTTCTCCGTTCCCGAATGCAAAGGTGATGACGGGGACAGTTGAAGACGCCATTCGCCTTGGTGCTGATGCCGTGAGTGTCCACGTGAACCTTGGTGATGAAACCGAGGCAACCATGCTGAATGATCTTGGCCGGACAGCAGCCCGTGCCGCAGAGTGGGGCATCCCGTGTCTGGCAATGGTTTACGCTCGTGGTCCCAAAATCAAAAACAGTTTTGATCCTGATGTTGTTGCGCATTGTGCCCGTGTGGGTATGGAGCTTGGCGCAGACATCGTAAAAGTGTCCTACACAGGCAGCATCGACAGCTTCAAAAAAGTTGTGGACTCCGTGTGTGTGCCGGTTGTGATTGCCGGTGGGCCAAAGGTCGACAGTCCGCGAGATCTTTTCCAGATGGTTTCAGATTCACTGGAAGCTGGCGGAAGTGGCCTGTCTATTGGTCGGAATATTTTCCAGGCAGAAGATACCTTCAAGACGGTGAAGGCAATGAATGGTCTGGTGCATCACGGCTGGTCCGTTGATGATGCAATGGAGCTTTTGGAAAACGCGTAG
- a CDS encoding cytochrome c family protein has product MRVCVLSILFLVSFFVMTGAATAGDYVGSKACAECHEEEYGRYSQHSKKAQSWESIQVMASDLTAQEVQGCYECHTTGYGKGGFQDYASTPELSDVGCESCHGPGAQHAEDGDPASIRRTPELKDCTRCHNQERVRAFGFKPLIHSGAH; this is encoded by the coding sequence ATGAGGGTATGTGTTCTATCAATTTTGTTTCTTGTCAGCTTCTTTGTGATGACAGGGGCTGCGACGGCTGGAGATTACGTTGGATCAAAAGCCTGCGCAGAATGTCATGAAGAAGAGTATGGCCGGTATTCACAGCATTCAAAAAAAGCACAGTCATGGGAAAGCATACAAGTCATGGCGTCTGATCTCACTGCACAGGAGGTACAGGGCTGCTATGAGTGCCATACCACGGGGTATGGCAAAGGCGGATTTCAGGATTACGCCTCTACACCAGAGCTGTCTGATGTCGGTTGCGAGAGCTGTCATGGACCGGGGGCACAGCATGCCGAAGATGGAGACCCTGCAAGCATTCGTCGGACTCCAGAGCTGAAGGACTGCACGCGCTGCCACAATCAGGAGCGGGTTCGGGCTTTTGGTTTCAAGCCGTTAATTCACAGCGGTGCACATTAA
- a CDS encoding methyl-accepting chemotaxis protein produces MFSGIRQRLSMKVALLVLGISLVVFTGLALVNASWQEENFRESLGQAITENSELLFHAIEKPMVIGDDRGTREQFSFIAEHYPHIKVYITNFRGNVTYSTQGQAERQDMSALYSDPALMGMSKAALSGGSVETRLMDLGENPVFVHSRSIPNDPSCHHCHGASQKVLGQLLLVQDVSPQMAAMSSQLRNIGFLGVAGLIVMVGGVLLFLRAQVLRKVQHITETTAQVSQGDLDAAFLIESEDELGQLSGHIGTMLDRLKEQLAFSDGVLKGVTVPCAITNPDNTIRYTNAAMCSYLEKSHGPEQYVGVVSGEFFLGDPAAETISHRAIVEQKQIEEESVLQLPSGRTIYTAVTSTPFYDQKGTLLGTLAIWFDLTAIRQQEQQLVSQRDTIAQAAGDADAVSNNVAAAAEELSAQVEQASKGSEQQKIRTSEVATAMEEMNATVLEVAQNAGAAAELAEQVRQSARDGNSAVSESVEMANVVTEKVEVLRGSMGDLELRANEVGDVITVIQDIADQTNLLALNAAIEAARAGDAGRGFAVVADEVRKLAERTMQATREVTDSIRQIQDSAQKNVKGTYDAAELVAKNKHVSQKSGEILSQITKLIDGTADQVSAIATAAEQQSATSEEIARATESVNSIASETSLAMNESSQAVADLAQLAQQLRNIIEDMQSNG; encoded by the coding sequence ATGTTTTCAGGTATCCGTCAGCGGCTGAGTATGAAAGTCGCGCTTCTTGTCCTTGGGATTAGTCTGGTGGTTTTCACCGGACTCGCACTCGTCAATGCGTCATGGCAGGAAGAAAACTTCCGCGAGAGTCTCGGACAGGCCATTACAGAGAATTCGGAACTGCTTTTTCATGCCATTGAAAAACCAATGGTTATTGGTGACGACAGAGGCACGCGTGAGCAGTTTTCTTTTATTGCGGAGCATTATCCGCACATCAAGGTGTACATTACAAACTTTCGCGGCAACGTGACGTACTCCACGCAGGGGCAGGCTGAGCGGCAGGACATGAGCGCACTCTACAGCGATCCGGCGCTTATGGGCATGTCAAAGGCTGCTCTGAGTGGTGGCAGTGTCGAAACCCGTCTTATGGACCTTGGTGAAAATCCTGTCTTTGTTCATTCCCGGTCCATCCCCAATGACCCGTCCTGCCATCACTGTCATGGCGCATCCCAGAAGGTTTTGGGACAGCTTTTGCTTGTTCAGGATGTCAGTCCCCAAATGGCTGCCATGTCTTCGCAGCTTCGCAATATTGGCTTTCTTGGTGTTGCAGGGCTGATTGTCATGGTCGGCGGTGTTCTGCTCTTTTTGCGTGCTCAGGTTTTGCGCAAAGTACAGCACATTACCGAGACGACAGCTCAGGTTTCACAGGGTGATCTCGATGCGGCTTTCCTCATTGAATCTGAGGATGAACTGGGGCAGCTTTCTGGGCATATTGGGACAATGCTTGATCGACTCAAGGAGCAGCTTGCATTTTCTGATGGAGTGCTCAAGGGCGTTACCGTACCGTGCGCCATTACCAATCCAGACAATACAATTCGCTATACCAATGCGGCAATGTGTAGCTATCTGGAGAAGTCGCATGGACCTGAGCAATATGTTGGTGTTGTTTCTGGAGAATTCTTTCTTGGCGACCCGGCTGCGGAGACCATTTCGCATCGGGCCATTGTTGAGCAGAAGCAGATTGAAGAAGAAAGTGTTTTGCAGCTCCCCAGTGGCCGGACAATTTACACTGCTGTGACCTCAACGCCATTTTATGACCAGAAGGGAACTCTTCTCGGAACCTTGGCTATTTGGTTCGATTTAACTGCGATTCGGCAGCAGGAACAGCAGCTTGTTTCTCAGCGCGACACCATTGCGCAGGCTGCGGGGGATGCTGATGCTGTTTCCAACAATGTTGCCGCCGCCGCAGAAGAATTATCTGCACAGGTTGAGCAGGCCAGCAAAGGTTCTGAGCAGCAGAAGATTCGGACGAGTGAAGTCGCGACCGCAATGGAAGAGATGAATGCGACTGTTCTTGAGGTTGCACAGAATGCTGGAGCAGCCGCAGAGCTTGCTGAACAGGTTCGGCAGTCCGCTCGCGATGGCAACTCTGCTGTGAGTGAATCCGTTGAGATGGCGAATGTCGTGACTGAAAAAGTCGAAGTCCTTCGGGGAAGCATGGGAGATCTGGAGTTGCGGGCCAATGAAGTCGGTGACGTTATCACTGTGATTCAGGATATTGCTGACCAGACCAACCTGCTTGCCCTCAATGCCGCTATTGAAGCTGCTCGCGCGGGTGATGCTGGTCGTGGCTTTGCCGTCGTGGCCGATGAAGTGCGGAAACTCGCCGAGCGGACTATGCAGGCCACCCGGGAAGTAACAGATTCCATCCGTCAGATTCAGGATAGCGCGCAGAAAAACGTCAAAGGAACCTATGACGCTGCGGAGCTTGTTGCAAAAAACAAGCATGTTTCACAAAAATCTGGTGAAATTTTGTCTCAGATTACAAAACTTATTGACGGAACTGCCGATCAGGTAAGTGCTATTGCTACCGCTGCAGAGCAGCAGTCTGCAACAAGTGAGGAAATTGCCCGCGCTACAGAAAGTGTGAACAGCATCGCGAGCGAAACCTCTCTCGCAATGAATGAATCCTCACAGGCCGTTGCTGACCTCGCTCAGCTTGCACAGCAGCTGAGAAATATTATAGAGGATATGCAATCAAACGGGTAG